One Sulfolobus sp. S-194 DNA segment encodes these proteins:
- a CDS encoding AAA family ATPase, which produces MGINVSSNQQLLEYPKKFVELLSAPFIGREEEAKVITLALLSKEHVILIGEPGTAKSALARRAAELLNAKFFMYLLTKYTEPAELFGALDINALKQGIYKRITKDRLPESEIAFLDEIFNANSAILNALLSLLNERVIYDGYNVIKVPLRTLISASNRVPDEPELDALYDRLLLRHYARPVSEDLWKDLINSAWDYEFSNKWVVKEPIMNIKQLDDLYSLIPQVDLSPVKSKLLKLYAMLEEKGIHLTDRRKGKVLKIVSAHAILNGRLKAIEEDLIVLKYIAPKEIDDFEKVSALLSEELKTPIKYMKELNEIYSNIKEASKYVDAANESDPRLIELIRSLRATRDRVMALGKESGDEKVEEFSKEVVKEIDVLLEKVARKLGIYT; this is translated from the coding sequence TTGGGAATAAATGTGAGTAGTAATCAACAATTATTAGAATATCCTAAAAAGTTTGTTGAATTACTCTCAGCACCATTCATAGGAAGGGAGGAAGAGGCTAAAGTTATAACACTAGCCCTACTCTCTAAAGAGCATGTAATTTTAATTGGAGAACCAGGTACAGCAAAGTCTGCATTAGCAAGAAGAGCTGCTGAATTACTAAATGCTAAGTTCTTTATGTATTTATTAACTAAATATACCGAACCAGCTGAATTATTTGGAGCTTTAGATATAAACGCACTAAAACAAGGTATATATAAAAGAATTACCAAAGATAGATTACCAGAAAGTGAGATAGCATTCTTAGATGAAATATTTAATGCTAATTCCGCTATATTAAATGCTTTATTGTCCTTGTTAAACGAAAGAGTAATATACGATGGTTATAACGTAATAAAAGTACCATTACGAACCCTAATATCAGCGAGTAATAGAGTTCCAGATGAGCCAGAATTAGATGCTTTATATGATAGACTTTTACTAAGACATTACGCTAGACCCGTTAGTGAAGATCTATGGAAAGATTTGATAAATTCTGCATGGGATTATGAGTTCTCCAATAAATGGGTAGTAAAAGAGCCAATTATGAATATAAAACAATTGGATGATTTATATAGTTTAATTCCCCAAGTTGATTTATCCCCAGTAAAAAGTAAACTATTAAAGCTATATGCAATGCTAGAAGAAAAAGGAATTCATCTAACAGATAGAAGAAAAGGTAAAGTATTGAAAATAGTGTCTGCTCATGCTATACTTAATGGAAGATTAAAAGCTATTGAAGAGGATTTAATAGTACTAAAGTATATAGCCCCAAAAGAAATAGATGACTTTGAGAAAGTCTCTGCACTATTATCAGAAGAGCTAAAGACTCCTATTAAGTATATGAAAGAGCTGAATGAGATCTACTCAAATATAAAAGAAGCGAGTAAATATGTAGATGCAGCTAATGAGTCTGATCCTAGATTAATTGAGCTAATTAGAAGTTTAAGGGCTACTAGGGACAGAGTGATGGCTTTAGGAAAGGAGAGTGGAGATGAAAAAGTGGAAGAGTTTTCAAAAGAAGTTGTTAAAGAAATTGATGTATTATTAGAAAAAGTAGCTAGAAAGCTGGGGATTTATACATGA